A region of the Rhodospirillales bacterium genome:
GACCACGGGCAGGTGGCGATAGTTGCGCGAAGTCATCAGTTCGAGGGCGTCCATCGCTCCGTCATCGGGTGCCAGAGTGTCGGGATTGGCGGTCATGATCGCGCCGCACGTGGTCTTGACCGGATCGAGCCCCTTGGCCAGCACTCGCTGGACCAAGTCGCGTTCGGTCAGAATGCCGATCAGTTTGCCGATATCGTTCACCACGATCATGGCGGCGACATGGATTTCGGTCATCAGCTTGGCGCACTCGAGGATCGACGTGCTCTCCTTGACCGTACGGATATTCCGGCGCGGGACCACATCGGGAATGATCTTGAGCTGCATGGCGACGTCCTCCCTTGGCCGTGTGCGCGTACCCTTGTCGTTCTCGGGTCCGACAGGTTCACACGCGAATATCCATCATAATACGCAAATATACATTCCTGGAAAGGTCGGCCTGGGTATGCGGCGATTTTCCTTCGAAACGCGGCTCGGTACCGGTTATTGGGTCCGGACCCTAGAGCGATTCCGGTCGCCGGGCGGCGTCACTCGGATTAGGGTGATTTGGTGGCGCTGGCGCCGGACGATCTCGAAGCGAAAGCCATGGAAGATGAACGCCTGGCCGACCTCGGGGATACGCCGGGACTCATGCAACACCAGTCCCGCGAGCGTCGTCGCCGCCTCATCGGGCAGGTTCCAGTTCAACTCGCGGTCGAGATCGCGGATGGTCACGGACCCTTGGATCAGGTAGCTGCCGTCCGCCTGCGGGCGCACGCCGGGCAGCGGCTCGGCTGATCCGGCGGTATCGCGGGCTTCGGGCATATCGCCGACGATCTCGGCGAGAATGTCGGCGAGCGTGACGATGCCCATCAGACTGCCGTATTCGTCCACCACCACCGCGAACTGCTCGCGCCGCTCGCGGAACGCGCGCAACTGATCGAGCAAGGGCGTCGTTTCCGGAACAAACCAGGGCTTGGTCGCGATCTGGGCGATGTTCACTTTGCGTGCGTCGCCGCCGGCGTCGCGCACGGCGCGGAAAATGTCCTTGGTGTGCAGTACACCGACGATGTTGTCAGGATTCTCGCGCCAAAGGGGAAAGCGGGAATGCGGGCTTGCCAGGACCTTCTCGAAAATCGCCTCGGCCGGCTCGTCGGCATCGAAGGCGACAACGTGGCTGCGGTGGATCATCGCTTCGCCGAGTTGGAGCTCGGACAAATCGAGCACGCCGTGGAGCATGGCGCGCTCGTGGCGGACGGCCTTGATATCCTCGCCCGCGTGCAATTCGATTGCGCCACGCAGTTCCTCGACCGACGCAGC
Encoded here:
- a CDS encoding CBS domain-containing protein, translating into MQLKIIPDVVPRRNIRTVKESTSILECAKLMTEIHVAAMIVVNDIGKLIGILTERDLVQRVLAKGLDPVKTTCGAIMTANPDTLAPDDGAMDALELMTSRNYRHLPVVEDGRCVAMVSIRDLYAAAKAGLEEDIRETEAFVFGDRYGA
- a CDS encoding HlyC/CorC family transporter, giving the protein MTLIAIFFLLIASAFFSGAETALTAASRPLMHQLATTGDKRAAMVNELRQHRERLLGALLVGNNIVNILASALATGALVAMFGEVGVAYATVAMTALVVIFGEILPKTYAFRNADRAARALAPLVVPVVFVLEPVTHVLNTVIRRGLLLFNVDFKAEDGFAASVEELRGAIELHAGEDIKAVRHERAMLHGVLDLSELQLGEAMIHRSHVVAFDADEPAEAIFEKVLASPHSRFPLWRENPDNIVGVLHTKDIFRAVRDAGGDARKVNIAQIATKPWFVPETTPLLDQLRAFRERREQFAVVVDEYGSLMGIVTLADILAEIVGDMPEARDTAGSAEPLPGVRPQADGSYLIQGSVTIRDLDRELNWNLPDEAATTLAGLVLHESRRIPEVGQAFIFHGFRFEIVRRQRHQITLIRVTPPGDRNRSRVRTQ